The DNA window AATAAGGAACTCGGGCAGAACGCTTGCTCGAGAATATTTGGAACTAGGCTTTCGTCCATTCGAGCCCGGTATAGACTTGGCGCCACACCGCCAAGCGTCTTGTTGTCCGAACTCGACATGAATACGAAATTTGCGAGCATTCCAATCTCATAAGCAGGCACGTCTTGATCTTTAAGGTATTTTTGGGGATACAGGTGATGGAATTCGTTTCGATTGTAGGCCTGCAAGACTTTTCTGAGGCCAATTGGCGATCCCGAAACGAAACTACGAGGATTCCCCTGCGCAAGCAGGAGTACGAATACTTTCGTATGCACGGTGCCAATATTGAAAGTCTGATCCGTAAAGTATCCACCATCAACGTCAGCAGAAACAGAGTCTAATGCCGATGCCTCACCTCGACGAAGCTTCAAGACTTCCTCGATATCGCGATTCATATTCCTAACCACGGCGGCACTGAAACGGCGCGAGAAACAGGACCGCCAAAACCAAGAAATTAACACTCTTCGCTGAGCAGCCGTAACCTTTACTTCTTTCCCGTCCGGCGCGGCAAAGAACACCGAGAGCGGCACAAGGAGTGCCGGATACGGCAAGTTGACCAAGGTGGCAACACCGATGTTAGATTGAAGGAAGTCGATCGCACCCTTGATACCGTTAACCATACTCGGAAAACGATCTCTGACCTCACCGCCGTTAAGCTCAACGAGCGAACCAGGAGAAACGTCGCCAGCCACAATAGCAGCACAACAACGGAGCAGAAGGTTCGAATCTTCACCTACGCCATGAAAGCCGAAAGGTCGCAGATCTTCAGCGAAATCGCCGAATTTTTCTTGCAAATCAAAATCTTCGCTCCAAGTCCATGCAGATAGAAGCTGGAGGATATCCAGGTCCATCCCCATGCGATTTACTCGCTCAAAGACAATCGCAACCTTTGCTCGATCATCAGTTTCCACCAGCTGCACAGGTATCGAAGCTTGCTGGAAAACAGCTTGCACGGCCCCAATGCGATCAGCTAGAGCATCATCGAAATTCTTAGTGGCATTCCTGTAGCCAGACACGTTAAAGAAGGAACTAATAGGGAAGTGACGACCTACATCGACCTTATCCTCCGGCAAACATAGAAATTGCGACTCTTGCAAGTCCGACTCAGCACCCAGGTCGAAGTACACCCTAGTCCATGAAGCATCTTCAATCGGATTAATATCCGATTGGAATACCCCAAATATCGACGTTAGTCGCTGCTGTCCATCAAGCACATAATCTATAGGAAGATCAGGATCGGGCTCTGACAACTCAAAAGGACCCAGCTGCCGTTCAGACTTCAGCTGGTCCCTCGTTCGCCAAAGGATCACTGCACCAAACGGGTAGTCTTTGTAGATACTGTCCATCAAGAAGGCTACGCGCTCAGCATCCCAGACGAACCCCCTCTGGAAAGCAGGAATTCGGAGCCGACCGCTCGTAACCCGACTAATTATCTCACGAATCGAAAGACCACTCATCAGCCAGGCGCCTCCATGTCTCGCGTTGCCCCATCATAGGCCGAGCAGGCACGACCTCAGGGCATCCGCTGACAGCGTGTTGTCAATCGGTAGTCGCCATGACGGTCGTCACGGAAGCCGCGCGAGACCAAACTCCGGTGACATAGCTACCTAAAGCTCGGATCATGATCGCGTTCATGTGCACCGTTCCCTCATGCAGCCACCCAACGCGTGGTACCACGGTGTGTTTCTCGTGCGCCAGTCGGCTACGCGCCGAGCTGACTGAGATTGTGGAGTTGGTGGATGACCTCGACTACGCAGTCGCCCGCCTCGCCACCAGACCCCGGGTCGGGTCGCGCTCAGCTGAGATGGGGTTGCCATTCAACGTCGGTGCCGCCGAGGTTCGCGACGTCGTGCACAACGTGCTCTCGACGTGGGTGCGAGACTTGTGGGAGACGAACGGTGTACGCCAACAAGTGCCGAGCGGCGAAACCGCGCCGGACGGGTCGCCGCTGACCGTCGCCGAGCTGGAACCGCTCGACCTCGACGACACCGTGCCCGAGATGGCCGCGTGGCTGCGCCGTCACCCGTCATGGATCGAGTACCACCCTGTCGGCGGCGAGCTGGTCGACGAGATCGGTGACGCCGTCGAGCAGGTCCGCCGGGCCGTCGACCTCCCACCGGCGCGCGTGTACTGCGGGCCGTGCCCGGATTGCTCGGCCGACCTCTACGCCCGCCCCGAACGTGCCGTCGTCGCCTGTCGCGAGTGCGGAATGCACCACGACGTCGAGGCCCGGCGCGAGAAGCTGCTCGACGCCGCCCGCGACGTCGAGGCGACCGCGGCGGAGATCGCCCGCGCGTTGCCGAAACTGCTCGGCCGCGAACTGTCGGCGAACACGCTGCGCACGTGGGCACGCGCCGGCAAGCTCGACAAGTGCGAGCCCGACGAACACGGGCGGCCGCGGTACCGCGTCGGCGACGTCATCGACCTTGCGCTCGTCACCCCCGCGCGAAGGCGTGTAACCCGTGAACCGGCCGGTTGTGCTTAAACTGGCGATTAGCAGCGGGTGAGCTGTACCCGCACCACGATCTGACAGCCCCGGACTACCCTCCCCCCTCAGTCCGGGGCTGTCTGCTGCCCGGGGGCGAGGTGATCACCTTGCCGCGCAATCTGATCACCGACGCCGACCGCGAGCGCGTCCGCGAGCTGCACGCCGAGGGCAGGGCACGCAACGACATCGCCCGGGAGATCAGCCGCTCGCCGTCCACGGTGACCGGCATCGCCCGCGCGCTTGGTCTGTCTTTTGACCGCTCGGCCACTGCCGCCGCAACGCACGCTCGCCAGGTCGACAACCGCGCCCGCCGCGCCGACATCGTCGGACGGCTCTACGGCCGCGCCGAGCGCATCCTCGGCCGCCTCGAGGCCGACCGGTACACGTTCACCGCGACCACGATCAACGGCATTGAGTCCAAGGTGCTCGACCACGTGCCGGCACCGGACGAGAAAGCGCTCGCCTCGGCGATGTCGACGCATCTCGGCACCGCGGCCAAGCTCGAACAGGTCGACGCCGACACCGACGCCGAAGGTGTTCGGTCGATGCTCGGCGGGCTCGCCGTCGCGCTCGGCATCACCACCGGGCCGCCGCAAGGGTGAGTGAGACCGGGCTATACCTCGAGTTGCGAAGGCTAGGGCGCTTCCTTATTCTTCGCAGCCGCTTTCGCTAGGCGAGCCTGCTTCATTCGCTCGATCCTCGCCGGCGACTGGAACACCTCCTGGAGAAGTTCCCCCATGAGCACAAGAGTTTCCGCAGCTTCCTCGACCTCTACGGGGGCGACAAAGTCGCCGTGCGCCATGTCATTGCCAAGAAACCGGATCTCATGCGCCGCATCCTGAATGCTTGGCCTGATCAAGTGCAGGCCATGCAGCCCGTCAATTTTTGACTTCAAGTTTCCTTGAGTTACACCTTTTTCTTTGGCTGTCGCTTCAACTACGGACCGCGCTAGCAGGACCGCTGCCCGGTAAGCGTGAATACTGAAGCAGGAATAGGATTCAGAGGCAGCGGCGGCGATATGTTCCGGCACATCGTCGAATTGCTTCCCAACTCCCACCTTCGGAATCCACTCGGCGTACTCGATCATATGCTCGAACATCTCTTCGGCAGTGAACATTCTGCTGTCTGAGCTGTAGGTGTGCCACGCGACGCTAAGCCTCTCGCAGTTGTCGCACTTGAACGCGCCCATGAGCAAGCCGTCAACGGAGACCGTTGTGCCGAAATTCTCCATGTGTGAGACCCGCTCACACCAACCGCAGGTAGTGCTAGCCATCGCGACAGGTTACGGCTCAAAATGCTTCTCCACACCTCAACATGCCGAGGTGAGTTGATGCCCGGCGAACCACCACTATCCGCGGCACAAGTCGCATCGATGCGCGAAGCGAGCGCTCGAGTGAACATCTGGTCGGGCGCCATCCGGTCCGGCAAGACTATCGCGAGCTTGTTGCGCTGGTTGATCTTCGTCGCGCACGCGCCCCGCGGCGGGCAACTCGTCGTTGTCGGGCGCACCCGCGACTCGGTCGCCCGCAACGTGTTCGCGCCGCTGCAAGACCCGAGCTTGTTCGGTGCGGTTGCCGACCACGTCCGCTACACCGCGGGCGCGCCGTCCGGCTGGATTCTCGGCCGGCAAGTGTTCGTACTCGGCGCGTCCGACAGCAAGGCCGAGAAGGTCCTGCGCGGGCTCACCTGCGCGGGCGCGTACGTCGACGAAGTCACCGTCGTGGCCCGCGAGTTCTTCAAGCAGCTACTTGGCCGGATGTCGGTTCCGGGCGCGCAACTGTTCGGTACCACCAACCCGGACAACCCCGCGCATTGGCTGAAACACGACTACCTCGACCGGCTCGCCGAGCTGCCCGACTGGCGCTCGTTCGCGTTCACCCTCGACGACAACCCCTCGTTGTCCGCCGAGTACCGCGCGAGCATCCGTCGCGAGTACACCGGCTTGTGGTTCCGCCGATTCATCCTCGGCGAGTGGGTCGCCGCAGAGGGCGCCGTGTTCGACATGTGGGACCCCGACCGGCACGTCGTGCCGTGGGCCGAGCTGCCCGACCTGCGGCGACTGCTCGCCGTCGGCGTCGACTACGGCACCACGAACGCAACCGCGGCGCTGGCGCTCGGCCTCGGCACCGACGACCGGCTGTACCTGGTTGACGAGTGGCGCCACGACCCGGCGCACGCGCGGACCCGGCTCACCGATTCCCAGCTCGCCGCCGGCCTGCGCGAGTGGCTCGACCTCGATCACCACCCGCGACAGCAGGGCCGGCCCGAGTTCGTCGTCGTCGACCCGGCCGCCGCGAGCTTCCGGGTACAACTCCAGTCCGACGGCGTGCTTACCCAAGCCGCCGACAACGACGTCGCCTACGGCATCCGGACCGTGTCGAGCCTGCTCGCCGAGGACCGGTTGCGCGTGGCCGACCGGTGCCGCGGGTTCATCGCCGAGGTACCCGGCTATTCGTGGGACGACAAAGCGACCGCCGCCGGCGAGGACAAGCCGATCAAGATCGCTGATCACTCGCTCGACGGCGGCCGCTACGCCGTGACGACTACTGAGGCGCTCTGGCGGCCTGCTCTCGCCGCCGCCTGAACAGCGGATACGCCTCCGGTCTGCCCTGCTTGTCCTGTCCGACCGACCACTCGGACAGAACCCAACCGGCGCGCTCGACCGCCTCAATCTGGATAGACCAGTCGGCGACCTCGCCAGACAAAAAGTGGTGCGTCGCCGGCCAGTTCAACCGGGCGGCGAAGAAGAACCGGCCCTCGGCGAACGCCTTGCGCGCTTCCTCGCCGATGGTGTCCGCCTTGGCCTGCTTGAAAACTCCCACGTTTCTCCCTGCTCTGGTGAAAGGGGGTGCGTCATGCCGTCTTCCTGGCCTCCCCCGCCGTTCGACGACGCGCACGCGCGTATGCGCGAGTGGGATGCCTGGTACACCGGTGATCCCGAGCGGCTCGTCGAGGTCTACACCGGTGAGCGCCGACGAGCCGTTACACCTCGTCTTCGGCCGTCGACCTACCGCGGGGGTGTGGTGGGCGGGCTCGCCCGGTTCTTCTGGGGTCGGCCGGTCCCCGTTGGCCAGACGCGACAGCGGTTGCACGTGCCGCTCGCCGCGGACATCGCGACCGCCTCGGCCGACCTCCTGTTCTCCGAACCGCCCCGCATCGTCGTCGACGACACCGCGGCGCAGGCGCGACTCGACCTCGCGCTCAACTCACCGGCGATGCACTCGCGGTTGCTCGAGGCCGCCGAGATCGCCTCGGCACTCGGCGGCGCCTACCTGCGCGTGGTCTGGGATGCCGACGTGGCCAAGCACGCCATGCTCGACGCCGTCCACGCCGACGCCGCGGTACCCGAATGGCGATGGGGCGAACTGTCCGCGGTCACCTTCTACGCGCGAGTGCGCGTCGACGGGCCGGCCGTGTGGCGCCACCTCGAGCGCTACGAACCGGGCCGGATCGTGCACGAGCTGCACGTCGGCACCGAGAACGAACTCGGCCGCGCTGTGCCGCTCGACGAGGCCCCGGCAACCGAATGGGCGGCGCCGCTGGTCGATGCCGAGGGCAGCATCGCCACCGGCACCAACCGGCTCGCCGCCGCCTACGTGCCCAATGTCCGCCCTAACCGGGTATGGCGCGGCACACCGCAGCTCGCGCCGC is part of the Amycolatopsis sp. CA-230715 genome and encodes:
- a CDS encoding GmrSD restriction endonuclease domain-containing protein, whose protein sequence is MSGLSIREIISRVTSGRLRIPAFQRGFVWDAERVAFLMDSIYKDYPFGAVILWRTRDQLKSERQLGPFELSEPDPDLPIDYVLDGQQRLTSIFGVFQSDINPIEDASWTRVYFDLGAESDLQESQFLCLPEDKVDVGRHFPISSFFNVSGYRNATKNFDDALADRIGAVQAVFQQASIPVQLVETDDRAKVAIVFERVNRMGMDLDILQLLSAWTWSEDFDLQEKFGDFAEDLRPFGFHGVGEDSNLLLRCCAAIVAGDVSPGSLVELNGGEVRDRFPSMVNGIKGAIDFLQSNIGVATLVNLPYPALLVPLSVFFAAPDGKEVKVTAAQRRVLISWFWRSCFSRRFSAAVVRNMNRDIEEVLKLRRGEASALDSVSADVDGGYFTDQTFNIGTVHTKVFVLLLAQGNPRSFVSGSPIGLRKVLQAYNRNEFHHLYPQKYLKDQDVPAYEIGMLANFVFMSSSDNKTLGGVAPSLYRARMDESLVPNILEQAFCPSSLFDDSYESFVEQRVEILVDFAHKLMNPS
- a CDS encoding helix-turn-helix domain-containing protein, which translates into the protein MPRNLITDADRERVRELHAEGRARNDIAREISRSPSTVTGIARALGLSFDRSATAAATHARQVDNRARRADIVGRLYGRAERILGRLEADRYTFTATTINGIESKVLDHVPAPDEKALASAMSTHLGTAAKLEQVDADTDAEGVRSMLGGLAVALGITTGPPQG
- a CDS encoding DUF4145 domain-containing protein; translated protein: MENFGTTVSVDGLLMGAFKCDNCERLSVAWHTYSSDSRMFTAEEMFEHMIEYAEWIPKVGVGKQFDDVPEHIAAAASESYSCFSIHAYRAAVLLARSVVEATAKEKGVTQGNLKSKIDGLHGLHLIRPSIQDAAHEIRFLGNDMAHGDFVAPVEVEEAAETLVLMGELLQEVFQSPARIERMKQARLAKAAAKNKEAP
- a CDS encoding PBSX family phage terminase large subunit, which produces MNIWSGAIRSGKTIASLLRWLIFVAHAPRGGQLVVVGRTRDSVARNVFAPLQDPSLFGAVADHVRYTAGAPSGWILGRQVFVLGASDSKAEKVLRGLTCAGAYVDEVTVVAREFFKQLLGRMSVPGAQLFGTTNPDNPAHWLKHDYLDRLAELPDWRSFAFTLDDNPSLSAEYRASIRREYTGLWFRRFILGEWVAAEGAVFDMWDPDRHVVPWAELPDLRRLLAVGVDYGTTNATAALALGLGTDDRLYLVDEWRHDPAHARTRLTDSQLAAGLREWLDLDHHPRQQGRPEFVVVDPAAASFRVQLQSDGVLTQAADNDVAYGIRTVSSLLAEDRLRVADRCRGFIAEVPGYSWDDKATAAGEDKPIKIADHSLDGGRYAVTTTEALWRPALAAA
- a CDS encoding phage portal protein codes for the protein MPSSWPPPPFDDAHARMREWDAWYTGDPERLVEVYTGERRRAVTPRLRPSTYRGGVVGGLARFFWGRPVPVGQTRQRLHVPLAADIATASADLLFSEPPRIVVDDTAAQARLDLALNSPAMHSRLLEAAEIASALGGAYLRVVWDADVAKHAMLDAVHADAAVPEWRWGELSAVTFYARVRVDGPAVWRHLERYEPGRIVHELHVGTENELGRAVPLDEAPATEWAAPLVDAEGSIATGTNRLAAAYVPNVRPNRVWRGTPQLAPLGRSDFDGVEGLFDALDEVYTSWMRDVRIAKARLLVPTGYLQDNGAGKGASFDEDREVYTELNALSRGGSDTLTVSAHQFAIRVAEHRDTAEDITRTALRSAGYSLATLGDNDGDASITATEVTAREKLSNRTRDKKARYWASGLAHIAAALVEVDRHAFGGTATVPELPTVEFPDCRVSVVLPQVCLGCCDTG